In one window of Mercurialis annua linkage group LG4, ddMerAnnu1.2, whole genome shotgun sequence DNA:
- the LOC126679489 gene encoding uncharacterized protein LOC126679489: MHVNPGKLITIKRKPAFQSKPQFRDTMFFEVDNTTTTSTVATTVTTSTAVTKTTKKKSFISRQFFIHQPSPIPIPSSSSSSSSSSFSLRKRRPLLRKHSSSSTSSSASASSTSANNNSSRCTSRFAELAGGTTAECAAICCCCPCGLVNLLYLTIYKVPAGLCRRAWRRKKRKHLIKKGLLPPKAKRCVCGCDETEIQIHPAAGILESAAAGGVDIKFDEDESEEDDGEEEDDDDDDDAMVKLEKEMWETFYSTGFWRSPSQREKSTVVIKDLSSSNSVAKVKSI; the protein is encoded by the coding sequence ATGCATGTAAATCCAGGAAAACTGATCACGATCAAAAGAAAACCTGCATTTCAATCAAAGCCGCAGTTTCGTGATACTATGTTCTTTGAAGTGGACAAtaccaccaccacctccaccgTTGCAACCACCGTGACCACCAGCACCGCCGTAACGAAAACCACAAAGAAAAAGTCTTTCATATCTCGTCAATTCTTTATCCATCAACCCTCGCCTATACCAATCCCGTCttcgtcatcatcatcatcttcgtCGTCGTTTTCTTTACGCAAACGCCGCCCATTACTTCGAAAACACAGCAGCTCCTCCACCTCCTCCTCCGCCTCCGCTTCATCCACCTCCGCCAACAACAACTCTTCCCGCTGCACCAGCCGATTCGCCGAGTTAGCAGGCGGAACCACCGCTGAATGCGCGGCGATCTGCTGCTGCTGTCCGTGTGGATTGGTAAACCTTCTTTACTTAACGATATATAAAGTTCCGGCGGGTCTCTGCCGCCGCGCGTGGAGGAGGAAAAAGAGAAAACATTTGATAAAGAAAGGGTTGTTGCCGCCGAAAGCGAAACGGTGTGTCTGTGGATGTGATGAGACGGAGATACAGATTCATCCTGCGGCGGGGATACTTGAATCCGCCGCCGCCGGTGGCGTAGATATAAAATTCGATGAAGATGAGTCGGAGGAAGATGACGGGGAGGAAGAAGACGACGACGACGACGACGACGCTATGGTTAAATTAGAGAAGGAAATGTGGGAAACTTTTTACAGTACTGGATTTTGGCGAAGTCCTTCACAAAGAGAGAAATCAACGGTTGTGATTAAAGATTTATCATCATCTAACAGTGTGGCTAAGGTTAAATCAATTTAG
- the LOC126678878 gene encoding protein STRICTOSIDINE SYNTHASE-LIKE 10-like, which translates to MSSSSRSALVFFCFFFLLFVSAAQAQSSPWPRFPWFFHRYPPHTAPPLNSNYHQINLPGRVLGPESLAFDCNGRGPYVGVSDGRVLRWHETTQSWVEFAVTSPHRNRLLCDGSSNKAYEPICGRPLGLKFHPKTCELYIADAYFGLLKVGRNGGVATQLATSAESIPFRFLNDLDVNPETGVVYFTDSSIRYERRDFNQLINARDRSGRLLKYDPITREVSVLYRGLAFPNGVVLAKDNSYLLLVESTNNQILKFLLYNDHHYGVPQVFARVDRFPDNIRRTEDGHFWVALNTERNLQSGVAVPVGVKFDEYGRLIRVVNGDGRNSLEFVSEIEEHNGRLWFGSPKQPYVGTIPN; encoded by the coding sequence ATGTCTTCTTCTTCAAGATCAGCTTTAGTATTCTTctgtttcttcttcttgttgTTTGTTTCTGCTGCACAAGCACAGTCCTCTCCGTGGCCTCGGTTTCCCTGGTTTTTTCACAGATATCCGCCCCACACAGCGCCTCCTCTCAACAGCAATTACCATCAGATCAATCTGCCAGGACGGGTTCTTGGTCCGGAAAGTCTCGCTTTTGATTGCAATGGACGCGGACCCTACGTTGGTGTTTCAGACGGCAGAGTCCTTAGATGGCACGAAACTACGCAGAGTTGGGTCGAGTTTGCTGTCACGTCGCCTCATCGCAATAGGCTTCTATGCGACGGATCCTCAAATAAAGCATACGAGCCAATCTGTGGGAGACCATTAGGTCTGAAGTTCCATCCGAAAACATGCGAGTTGTACATCGCTGATGCCTACTTCGGACTGCTAAAAGTAGGAAGAAACGGAGGTGTTGCTACTCAACTCGCTACTTCTGCTGAGAGCATTCCATTCAGATTTCTTAACGACTTGGATGTCAATCCTGAAACGGGAGTCGTTTATTTTACGGACAGCAGTATTCGCTACGAAAGAAGGGATTTCAACCAACTGATTAATGCTCGAGATAGAAGTGGAAGGCTACTAAAATACGATCCAATAACTCGAGAAGTTAGCGTGTTATACAGAGGATTAGCATTTCCAAACGGGGTTGTTTTGGCCAAAGATAACTCGTATCTTTTACTTGTGGAGTCTACAAATAATCAAATTCTCAAGTTTCTACTCTATAATGATCATCACTATGGAGTTCCACAAGTATTTGCGAGGGTTGATCGATTTCCTGATAACATCAGAAGAACCGAAGACGGTCACTTCTGGGTCGCATTAAACACCGAAAGAAATCTTCAGAGCGGCGTAGCAGTTCCTGTTGGAGTTAAATTTGATGAATATGGAAGGCTTATTAGAGTTGTGAATGGCGATGGTCGCAATAGTTTGGAATTTGTTAGCGAGATTGAAGAACATAACGGACGATTGTGGTTCGGATCTCCCAAGCAACCTTATGTTGGAACCATCCcaaattag
- the LOC126678918 gene encoding uncharacterized protein LOC126678918, translating into MSSSNSNNMGFGFITAFAVSGSVVFIARQVHKRLISNFMKEIELELMGQRRSSTCQEKKRVRFAEDVINHENENRSRKLLKMEDYVRNYNHGAKKMEAMPLNRQVLYKGIVEYRTLKGCNNLTSA; encoded by the exons atgtcAAGTTCTAATAGTAATAATATGGGATTTGGTTTCATAACTGCCTTTGCAGTTTCCGGCAGTGTCGTGTTCATCGCTCGTCAAGTTCATAAGCGTCTCATCTCCAACTTCATGAAAGAGATTGAACTTGAATTAATGG ggCAAAGGAGATCATCAACATGCCAAGAGAAGAAAAGGGTTCGATTTGCAGAAGATGTTATAAATCACGAAAATGAAAATAGGAGCCGAAAATTGTTGAAAATGGAAGATTATGTGAGAAATTATAATCATGGTGCAAAAAAAATGGAAGCTATGCCTTTGAATAGGCAAGTTTTGTATAAAGGAATTGTTGAGTATAGAACTCTTAAAGGTTGTAACAACTTGACATCAGCTTGA
- the LOC126679265 gene encoding uncharacterized protein LOC126679265, giving the protein MGNRQSWLGSLIKKVLKPSNGEVAAPISSDDVSTDSEENTAGTRIISSASVSKASQTISNSSSPSVGYPSFRQNLEAALLDFRTISGHGEQDAYCVSVAAMFTLNQQLLYAYMNMGSAAVKLQFVDMCVHYYERNK; this is encoded by the exons ATGGGAAACCGTCAGTCTTGGTTAGGTAGTTTAATCAAGAAAGTTTTGAAGCCATCAAATGGCGAAGTAGCAGCTCCG ATTTCTTCAGATGATGTATCCACGGATTCTGAAGAAAACACGGCAG GGACACGAATTATAAGCTCTGCATCAGTAAGCAAAGCTTCCCAGACCATATCTAATTCCTCCTCGCCGAGCGTTGGATATCCTTCTTTTCGTCAAAATTTGGAGGCTGCATTGCTGGATTTCCGAACTATTTCTGGCCATGGGGAGCAAGATGCATATTGTGTATCTGTGGCGGCCATGTTTACACTCAACCAACAGCTTTTATATGCCTACATGAATATGGGGAGTGCTGCGGTTAAACTACAATTTGTGGACATGTGTGTTCATTATTATGAGAGGAACAAGTGA